CCCAGGCCGACCACGGGCCGAAAATCCTGGAAAACCAGGAGGCCTCCGCCCATATCAGCAACCTGCTGATCGAGATCTACGCCATGGAATCCGCCGTGGTCCGGGCCCAGAAACTGGCCGCGACCAGCCACCGCTGGGCCAGTCTCGCCCGTGATCTGGCCACGGTGTACGCCCAGGAGGCCTGGAACCGGGTGCAAGCCGAGGCCCGGATGCTGGCCGGCGAACTGGCCGAAGGGGAAGCCCTCGACGCGTTGATGGCCGAGCTTCTGGCCATGCAGGCCCCCGCCCCGGTGCCCATGTCCACCCTGCGCCAGCGCATTGCCCAGGCCCTCGTGGAACAGGGCGGCTACCCGCTTTCCACAGGAAAGTGACGCCTCTCAGAACTCATGTTGCCGGGCACGATTGACCGATACATTTTGGGTGGAGACCCCGCCCATGACCATCCGCCCTCAGCCAACGCAGAACGAGAAGGTTCTGCGTGAAGATGATTTCATCGTTTCCAAGACCGACCTGAAGGGCTTGATCACCTACGGGAATCGCATATTCATTGAGGTATCGGGCTACTCCGAACAGGAGCTGCTGGGGGCCCCCCACAGCATCCTGCGGCATCCGGACATGCCCCGCGCCGTCTTCAAGTTGCTCTGGGACACCATCCAGGCCAAACGCGAGATCTGCGCCTACGTGAAGAACCTCGCCAAGGACGGCAGTTTTTACTGGGTGTTTGCCAACATTACGCCCTCCTTCGACCGCCACGGCAACCTCATCGGCTACTACTCCGTGCGACGGAAACCCCGGGCCGAGGCCGTCCAGACCATGAGCGGCCTCTACCGGGCCATGCTGGATGCAGAGCGCCGGGCGGGTGATGGCCAGGCTGGCATGAAGGCCTCCACCGCGCTCCTCCATCAGACCCTCGCGCAGAAGGACATGAGCTATGAAGAATTTGTCTTTGGGCTCTAGGGTCCAGTACCTGGTCGGAACCACCTTCGCGCTGGTGCTGATCTTCGGTGTCATGGCCGCCGGCAAGGGACCGATGCCGACGGCGGGTTGGGTGGTCTTCGGCCTGGCGACCCTGCTGCTGGGCCTGACCCTCTACACCGTCCATCGCATCCTGAAGGCCATCGCCAACCTCACCGTGAACCTGAAGGCCGCCGCTGGGGGCGATCTCGACCAGCGCATCACCCGCATCAAGAAAGGCGGCGCCACGGAGGAGTTGTCCTGGGCCCTCAATGATGTCCTGGACCAGCAGGAGGCCTACTTCCGCGAAGTCTTCTCCGCCTTCGACCACGCCAGCCAGGGCAAGACCTTCCGGCTCGCCATGGATCAGGGCCTTCACGGCGCCTTCAAGGACGCCATGACCCGGGTGAACGTGTCCGTGGAAAGCCTGGGCAAGGTGCAGCAAATGGCCATCAAGGAGAAGCTCATCGCCCGCATCACGAACCTCAACTCCGGCAACCTCATCGGGAACCTGAAGTCCATCCAGGAATACCTGATGAACATGACGCAGGAGCTGAGCATTGTGGGCCAGATCTCCAAGGAGACCGCGCAGGAGGCTGAAGACAGCCGTGCCACCATCGAAAGCCTGGTGACCAACCTCAACCGCGTGGCCGAGATGATCGCCCAGACCAACGCCCAGACCACCCTGCTCCACCAGAAGGGCGAGGAGATCAACCAGATCGTCCAGGTGATCACGGATGTCGCTGACCGCACCAACCTGCTGGCCCTGAACGCCGCCATCGAGGCGGCCCACGCCGGGGAGATCGGCAAGGGCTTCGCCGTGGTGGCCGAAGAGGTACGCACCCTTTCTGAGAACACCAAGGACGCGGCAGCCTCCATCGCGGCCACCATCGAATCCTTCGGCGAGGCCACCAGCCGCATGATTCGCGATTCAGAGCAGGTAAAGGAGATTGCCGAAGGCAGCCGGAGCGCTGTCACGGCCTTCCGGTCCCAAGTGCTGAAATTCGCCGACTCCGCCAAGACCTCCCTCACTCAGGTCAGCAAGGCCCAGGATTTCAGCTTCGCCTCCCTCGTCAAGGTGGATCACTTCCTCTACAAGCAGAATGGCTACCGCGTGCTGCACCAGGGCGCCAATTCACCCGAGGCCCGCGCCATCCAGACCACCCACCGGACCTGCCGCCTGGGCACCTGGTACTACGAGGGCCAGGGCGCCGAGATGTTCTATCGCACCCCTTCCTTCAGCCGTCTGGAATCACCCCACGCCAACGTGCACCAGAGTGTGCAAGAGGCCGTCAACCTGCTCACAACCCATTGGGACCGGGATGAGGCCATCCAGGAACAGATCTTCGACCACTTCGAAGCCGCAGAGCGGGCCAGTGAAGAGGTGGTTCAGGTCATCGACCGCATGGTCGATGAACGCCACCGGATGATCTGATACCAGCCCACCTTCCGTCAAAAAGGATCCACCACGGAGGCACGGAGCACGGAGGCCTCCGTGACTCTGTGGTGGATCTCTATCATTGACGGCGGAGGGGTATCACCGCTTCACCGCCATGTGCAGGGCGGCGATGCCCCCCGTGAGGTTCGTCCAGCGGACCTCGCGGAAGCCCGCCCCTTCCAGCTCCGTGGCCAGGGCCCGCTGGTGGGGGAAGGTCCGGATGCTTTCCGGCAGGTAGGTGTAGGCCGAGGCGTCGCCGCTGATCCAGGCGCCGATCTTCGGAAGCACCCGCAGGCTGTACCAGTCGTAGAGGGCCTTCAGGCCAGGCACCACCGGCGTGCTGAACTCCAGGATGGTGAGTCGGCCCCCGGGCCGCAGCACCCGCAGGAATTCCGCATAAGCCCGCGCCCGGTTCTCCACGTTGCGGATGCCGTAGCAGATCGTGATGCCGTCGAAGCTGGCATCCCGGAAAGGCAGGCACTGGGCATCGGCATCGCTGGAAGCCCAGATCAGCTTGGCGAACCCCTTCCGTGCGAACTTGGCCGGCCCCAAACGCAGCATGGCGTGGGTGAAATCGGTGCTGACCACCTCGGCGCCCCGCCGGGCCAGGGCCAGGCTGGAATCCCCCGTGCCCGCCGCCACATCCAGAAAGCGTTTGCCGGGCCCGGCGCCGCTGGCCCGCGCCATGCGCCACCACCACCAGAAATCCACGCCACCGGACAGGACATGGTTCAGAACGTCGTACTTCCCGGCGATGGCCGAAAACATCTGCTGCACTTGCCTGCCTTCCGGCATCCAACCTCCACGGGAACTTCCATTGAACCAGAGGAGGCCGCCTACCCGAAGTATCCAGGCCGTTGACCGGAGGTAGAGGCTAGCCAAGGGGCAGCGGGCCTTGCATCGTGAACCCAACCCCAATTCGGAGGATCGAGATGAACACCACGGCTGCAGAAGCGGTCAAGGGAGGCAGTTTCCTGCTGACCCCCATCGGGGCCCTGCCCCAGTTCACCCCGGAGGAATTCGGCGACGAGGCCAAGGAATTCGCCCGGGCCGCCAAGGACTTCATCCAGGGCGAAGTGCTGCCCCAGGATGAGGCCATCGACAAGCTGGACCTGCCTCTGACGGTGGCGCTCATGAAGAAGGCGGGCGAGCTGGGCCTGCTGGGCCTGGAGATTCCCGAAGCCTACGAGGGCATGGACGTCGACAAGCGCACCGCCATGCTTGTGCTCGAGGAGATGAGCAAGCAGGGCAGCTTCGCCGTCACCTACAGCGCCAACACGGGCATCGGCACGTTGCCCATCGTCTACTTCGGCACCGAAGCCCAGAAGCGCACCTACCTGCCCAAGCTGGCCACGGGCGAGTGGCTGGCGGCCTACGCACTGACCGAGGCTGGCAGCGGTTCTGATGCCCTCGGAGCGAAGGCCACGGCCGTCCTCGATGGCGACCACTGGGTGCTGAACGGCACCAAGATGTGGATCACCAACGCGGGCTTCGCCGATGTCTTCGTGATCTTCGCGAAGATCGACGGCCAGCACTTCAGCGCCTTCATCGTCGAAAGGACCGATCCCGGCATCAGCACCGGCGCCGAAGAGAAGAAGCTGGGCATCAAGGGCAGCTCCACCCGCACTGTCATCCTCGAAAACTGCCGCATCCCCAAGGACCGGCTGCTGGGCGAGATCGGCAAGGGCCACAAGATCGCCTTCGGCATCCTCAACATCGGCCGCTTCAAGCTGGGGCTGGGCAGCCAGGGCGGCATGAAGCGCATCCTCGAGTACGCCATCCGCTACACCACCGAGCGGCAGCAGTTCGGCAAAGCCATCAACAGCTTCGGCATGATCCAGCAGAAGCTGGCGGACATGGCCACCAAGATCTTCGTGCTCGAGTCGCTGAATTTCCGCACCATCGGCTACCTCGACGAGGCTCTGCACGCCACCAGCTGGGACAGCCCCACCGCCGGTGCCGACAAGATGGCCGCCATCGACGAATACGCCATCGAGTGCAGCATCTCCAAGGTCTGGGGCAGCGAGGCCCTCTTCTTCGTGGCCGACGAGGCCGTGCAGGCCTATGGCGGCTACGGTTTCAGCGCCGAATACCCCCCCGAGAAGGCCCTGCGGGACTGCCGCATCAATCGCATCTTCGAGGGCACCAACGAGATCAACCGCCTCCTCATCGCGGGCACCCTGCTGAAGCGCGCCATGAAGGGCGAGCTGCCCCTCATGCAGTTCGGCCAGCAGGTGGCCAAGGAGATCTCCAACCCGCCCAAGGCCGACGGCTTCACCGGCCCCCTGGCGCGCCTCAAGCACGGCGTGGAGCTGAGCAAGCGCCAGTGCATGCTGGCGGCGGGACTGGCGGTGCAGGTGCTGGGCCAGAAGCTGGTGGACAACCAGGAGGTCATGGCCCGCATGAGCGACATGCTCATGGAGATCTACGCCATGGAGAGCGCCGTGGTCCGGGCCGAGCGCATGGTGGAATCCGGCCACCGCTGGGCCCAGATCGCCCGGGACATGACCGAGCTCTTTGTCAACGAGAGCTGGCACAAGGTTCACGGCAACGCCCGCATGCTCTGCGCCGATGTGGTCGAAGGCGAGGCCCTGCGCCACGCCCTGGCCGGAGTGAAGGCCTTCGCGGAGTTCCACCCCACCAGCAGCGCCCGCCTGCGGGGCCGCATCGCCAGCGAGCTCATCCAGAAAGGGATCTACCCCATCGAAGTGTTCTGAACCAGGCACCACAGCATCCCTTCAAAGAGAAAGGCCCCGATGATCGGGGCCTTCTCATTCCTGTCGCGGTGATTCCTTCAGCGCCTGAACTCGTGGCTGAACACGGACTTCTTTTCTTCCCTGGGTTTTTCGCGCGCAGGTTCGGGCCTGGGGGCGGGACGGCTCTCCCGGGCCGGTTCCGGCCTGGATTCGGGCCGGGGCGCGGGGCGGCTTTCGCGGGCCGGTTCGGAACGCGGAGGGTCGGGGCGGCGTTCTTCACGAGGGGCCCGGAAATTGAATTCCGGGGCACGCTCGCGGGGGGCGGGTTCGGGGCGCGGCGCTTCCGTCGGACGGGGCCGGTCCTCCATGCGTTCCCGGGCAGGAGGCGTGT
This sequence is a window from Geothrix sp. PMB-07. Protein-coding genes within it:
- a CDS encoding PAS domain-containing protein → MTIRPQPTQNEKVLREDDFIVSKTDLKGLITYGNRIFIEVSGYSEQELLGAPHSILRHPDMPRAVFKLLWDTIQAKREICAYVKNLAKDGSFYWVFANITPSFDRHGNLIGYYSVRRKPRAEAVQTMSGLYRAMLDAERRAGDGQAGMKASTALLHQTLAQKDMSYEEFVFGL
- a CDS encoding methyl-accepting chemotaxis protein translates to MKNLSLGSRVQYLVGTTFALVLIFGVMAAGKGPMPTAGWVVFGLATLLLGLTLYTVHRILKAIANLTVNLKAAAGGDLDQRITRIKKGGATEELSWALNDVLDQQEAYFREVFSAFDHASQGKTFRLAMDQGLHGAFKDAMTRVNVSVESLGKVQQMAIKEKLIARITNLNSGNLIGNLKSIQEYLMNMTQELSIVGQISKETAQEAEDSRATIESLVTNLNRVAEMIAQTNAQTTLLHQKGEEINQIVQVITDVADRTNLLALNAAIEAAHAGEIGKGFAVVAEEVRTLSENTKDAAASIAATIESFGEATSRMIRDSEQVKEIAEGSRSAVTAFRSQVLKFADSAKTSLTQVSKAQDFSFASLVKVDHFLYKQNGYRVLHQGANSPEARAIQTTHRTCRLGTWYYEGQGAEMFYRTPSFSRLESPHANVHQSVQEAVNLLTTHWDRDEAIQEQIFDHFEAAERASEEVVQVIDRMVDERHRMI
- a CDS encoding class I SAM-dependent methyltransferase, with translation MPEGRQVQQMFSAIAGKYDVLNHVLSGGVDFWWWWRMARASGAGPGKRFLDVAAGTGDSSLALARRGAEVVSTDFTHAMLRLGPAKFARKGFAKLIWASSDADAQCLPFRDASFDGITICYGIRNVENRARAYAEFLRVLRPGGRLTILEFSTPVVPGLKALYDWYSLRVLPKIGAWISGDASAYTYLPESIRTFPHQRALATELEGAGFREVRWTNLTGGIAALHMAVKR
- a CDS encoding acyl-CoA dehydrogenase family protein; the protein is MNTTAAEAVKGGSFLLTPIGALPQFTPEEFGDEAKEFARAAKDFIQGEVLPQDEAIDKLDLPLTVALMKKAGELGLLGLEIPEAYEGMDVDKRTAMLVLEEMSKQGSFAVTYSANTGIGTLPIVYFGTEAQKRTYLPKLATGEWLAAYALTEAGSGSDALGAKATAVLDGDHWVLNGTKMWITNAGFADVFVIFAKIDGQHFSAFIVERTDPGISTGAEEKKLGIKGSSTRTVILENCRIPKDRLLGEIGKGHKIAFGILNIGRFKLGLGSQGGMKRILEYAIRYTTERQQFGKAINSFGMIQQKLADMATKIFVLESLNFRTIGYLDEALHATSWDSPTAGADKMAAIDEYAIECSISKVWGSEALFFVADEAVQAYGGYGFSAEYPPEKALRDCRINRIFEGTNEINRLLIAGTLLKRAMKGELPLMQFGQQVAKEISNPPKADGFTGPLARLKHGVELSKRQCMLAAGLAVQVLGQKLVDNQEVMARMSDMLMEIYAMESAVVRAERMVESGHRWAQIARDMTELFVNESWHKVHGNARMLCADVVEGEALRHALAGVKAFAEFHPTSSARLRGRIASELIQKGIYPIEVF